One Candidatus Rokuibacteriota bacterium DNA segment encodes these proteins:
- the grdA gene encoding glycine/sarcosine/betaine reductase complex selenoprotein A produces MNLKGKKVIALGERDGVQGGALAACARSAGAEVVLEKTYCFVUTAAGALDLEGQDEIKRVAERFHKEDLVVLLGTPTEDSSRLYALTVTSGDPSWAGALAGVALDLPVYHVAEEALKTQISPADYEEHVALMAMAMDVDAIALAVRGVREGQG; encoded by the coding sequence ATGAACCTCAAGGGCAAGAAGGTGATAGCGCTGGGCGAGCGTGACGGCGTGCAGGGCGGCGCGCTGGCCGCCTGCGCCCGGAGTGCCGGCGCCGAGGTGGTGCTGGAGAAGACCTACTGCTTCGTCTGAACGGCGGCCGGCGCCCTTGACCTGGAAGGTCAAGACGAGATCAAGCGCGTGGCGGAGCGATTCCACAAGGAGGACCTCGTGGTGCTGCTCGGCACGCCCACCGAGGACAGTAGCCGTCTCTACGCCCTGACCGTGACCAGCGGCGACCCATCCTGGGCCGGCGCGCTGGCCGGCGTGGCGCTCGACCTGCCCGTCTATCACGTCGCCGAAGAGGCGCTCAAGACCCAGATCTCCCCGGCCGACTACGAGGAGCACGTGGCGCTCATGGCCATGGCCATGGATGTGGACGCCATCGCCTTGGCCGTGCGCGGCGTGCGCGAGGGCCAGGGCTGA